GATCACGAGAACGTAACTCTGAGCAATATAAATAAATCAgtaagattttataaaaaaaaaccttataatatattaaatatattttacatatcaaGAAAGTTAAGTAATTATGGaagtattaaaaatttttatataaaaatatataaagtttaTGAATTACAGAAACTTTAGAGACTATAagcatattaattttttaaaataaaatttacttaATTGTAATTCATTACTTTTTTTAGATGGCATTTGCTGGAAAAGTTGTATTAATAACTGGAGCTAGTTCTGGCATTGGAGCAGCAACTGCTGTACAGTTTTCACAACTTGGTGCATTATTATCATTAACAGGTCGTAATATACAGAAATTAAATGAAGTCGCTGAACGATGTAAGTCTGACAAACCATTAATTGTAACTGGAGAACTAACTAATGAAAGTGATGTTGAAAATATTATCAAATCCACTATTAAACATTATGGTAAACTGGATGTCCTAGTTAATAACGCTGGTATATTAGAAAATGGAGGCATAGAGAACACTTCATTAGAACAATATGACAGGTATAAGTCTATCTTTTGTATATCTAgcttaaatcaataaaatttaaTCTTAATTTTATACAACATATTAAACATGTAAATATTTTAGAGTTTTCAACATAAATGTACGTTCAATATATCATTTAACAATGTTGGCTGTTCCATATCTAGTAGAATCTAAAGGTAATATTGTGAATGTATCAAGTGTAGTTGGAATAAGATCCTTTCCAGGAGTTTTAGCATACAGTATGAGTAAATCAGCAATTGATCAATTCACACGATGTATAGCTCTTGATCTTGCACCAAAACAAGTATGTTTGATTTGAAAACTTATTAATTACAATAGTAGCTTTTATATTTAATCTTTAAATTATAGGTGAGGGTTAATGCAGTAAATCCTGGTGTAATAGTAACAAATCTTCATAGAAGTAGTGGAATGTCAGAAGATCAATTAAAAGCATTCTTTGCTAAGAGTAAAGAAACTCATGCACTTGGCAGAACAGGAGATCCTAACGAGGTTGCAAAAGCAATTACATATTTGGCAAGTGACGATGCCAGCTTCACTACAGGTGTAACTTTATCTGTTGATGGAGGAAGGCATCTCATGTGTCCTcgctaaattatattttatatatggtggaaataataattttatgcctttttaattaaaagtatgATAAAAGTCACATTCaacattaatatattgtattctTTTTAGAAATATTCCTCATGTTAAAAAGTAACGTTTctcaataaataaatagtttaaattttatttcttattatatAATGTTCACAATTTATTAACCTATACTAATTTACCACATTATTTGCTGATTTATAAATATAGAACTATTATCTACTCGTTTAAATTGTGTTGTAATACCACAATAAAAAAACATAGCAAAATACTTTAATTATATTAAGACAAAAATGATTTCAATATTGCTCAAATTGAAATAAGaagataattgaatttaaacgcagacgattttattttacaaatctgcttatatttctttcagtgttaaaatttttattacaagcTAAAAATAAACAACTTTCAATAATTTATTGTTGTCAGAGGAAATTGTAAGAACTAATTTATGTTATGATAATACAGGAGTAAAAAAAGTTACGCATAGATAACCCGTAACATGCGATAATTATCAGTTTAAACAGAATTAAAAATCTAAGGACAAATTTTCCATAAGTATATTCACAATGTTATATTTAATtcttattttacataaatataaaattatttgtatAACATATTGAATAATTTGTTTTAAAAGTAGTCCATTCATTTCATCAACATGAATCTATACAACTAAATAGCGCGTAAATATGCCACGTCATATAATGAACGCTTTATCTTCTTTCAAGATAATATATTATGAAGCATTAAAGTAGCATTCATTTACGTTACTAGTTACTAGTTACGTTACTAGTCTGACAGTCTGACGCGAAATCAAGATTCGTTATGTCTACCAAAAGCATACCATACTTTTTATCAGGGTCGGTAGTCAGAGGGTTTGGCAGAGGTTCTAAAGCCTTAGGGATACCTACAGGTAACACTCAacaatttcatttttgtttgatagattcgaaaattttgaaattaatcAGAAACAATTTAAAATTACGT
The Bombus affinis isolate iyBomAffi1 chromosome 2, iyBomAffi1.2, whole genome shotgun sequence genome window above contains:
- the LOC126925363 gene encoding 3-oxoacyl-[acyl-carrier-protein] reductase FabG-like codes for the protein MAFAGKVVLITGASSGIGAATAVQFSQLGALLSLTGRNIQKLNEVAERCKSDKPLIVTGELTNESDVENIIKSTIKHYGKLDVLVNNAGILENGGIENTSLEQYDRVFNINVRSIYHLTMLAVPYLVESKGNIVNVSSVVGIRSFPGVLAYSMSKSAIDQFTRCIALDLAPKQVRVNAVNPGVIVTNLHRSSGMSEDQLKAFFAKSKETHALGRTGDPNEVAKAITYLASDDASFTTGVTLSVDGGRHLMCPR